A single window of Dermochelys coriacea isolate rDerCor1 chromosome 14, rDerCor1.pri.v4, whole genome shotgun sequence DNA harbors:
- the PRRT1 gene encoding proline-rich transmembrane protein 1 — MSSEKTGLPDSGPHTSPPPYNAPLQPPPPPPDAPNNAPLFPGYSDPPHLPPHSGTATLPRLGGAATLPRPPPTSATLPRPPHHHSATLPRLPPDPYMQETQFNAPPQGYMVQTHPPMGTLPIGGYMHPGYPVQLQPCTAYVPVYPVGTPYPTSNPPPPPGVSPPQMPPGIAILEPRRPPHDYLPIAVLTTICCFWPTGIIAIIKAVQVRTAVARGDIVSAEIASREARNFSFISLAVGIAAMVLCTILTVVIIIAAQHHDNDWDP; from the exons ATGAGCTCCGAGAAAACag GCTTACCGGACTCTggcccccacacctccccccctCCCTACAATGCCCCACTgcagccgccccctcccccacccgatGCCCCCAATAATGCCCCCCTCTTCCCCGGCTACAGTgaccccccacacctgcccccccactccgGCACCGCCACCCTGCCTCGCCTCGGGGGCGCTGCCACCCTGCCCCGGCCACCCCCCACCTCGGCCACCTTGCCCcggcccccccaccaccactcggCCACCCTGCCACGCCTGCCCCCTGACCCCTACATGCAGGAGACCCAGTTCAACGCCCCCCCACAGGGCTACATGGTCCAGACTCACCCGCCCATGGGGACCCTGCCCATCGGGGGGTACATGCACCCCGGCTACCctgtgcagctgcagccctgcacgGCCTACGTCCCGGTGTACCCCGTAGGCACG ccgtACCCCACCAGCAACCCGCCCCCACCTCCGGGGGTCTCCCCCCCCCAGATGCCCCCAGGAATCGCCATCCTGGAGCCGCGCCGGCCGCCCCACGACTACCTGCCCATCGCGGTGCTCACCACcatctgctgcttctggcccacgGGCATCATCGCCATCATCAAAGCCGTGCAG GTGCGGACAGCCGTGGCGCGGGGGGACATCGTCTCGGCCGAGATCGCGTCGCGCGAGGCCCGGAACTTCTCCTTCATCAGCCTGGCCGTGGGCATCGCCGCCATGGTGCTGTGCACCATCCTCACCGTCGTCATCATCATCGCCGCCCAACACCACGACAACGACTGGGACccctag
- the FKBPL gene encoding FK506-binding protein-like isoform X2: MEAMAVANGKADGDGAANGMSSAGRGAESWGARAEEDQRENLEVPNQPADAWVAPDGAFTKQVLQPGTGLDKPTLGALCQVFLEAPPGAPLGYPTDRWAQLELGEGDRAWDDLVDACLETMVPGERAELWAPGRAVLGLHLASFAPVPEPWQLDPAEKWALALRHKERGSELYRAGEVGAAARRYTRALQLAIAGGPAPPAPEHARLRADLHANLAACQLRLAQPAHAARNCTKALALRPQHTKARYRHGLARAAMNDLEGAAEDFRGVLAAEPGNTAACRELERVGQRARERDARLAQAMSKLFS, from the coding sequence ATGGAGGCCATGGCAGTGGCCAATGGGAAGGCGGACGGTGACGGAGCAGCCAATGGGATGAGCAGTGCTGGCAGAGGTGCTGAGTCCTGGGGCGCGAGGGCAGAAGAGGACCAGAGAGAGAACCTGGAGGTGCCCAATCAGCCAGCAGATGCCTGGGTGGCGCCGGACGGTGCCTTCACCAAGCAGGTCCTGCAGCCGGGCACAGGGCTGGACAAGCCGACGCTGGGCGCCCTGTGCCAGGTCTTCCTGGAGGCACCGCCGGGGGCGCCCCTGGGGTACCCCACCGACCGCTGGGCCCAACTGGAGCTGGGTGAGGGGGACAGAGCCTGGGACGACCTGGTGGACGCCTGCCTGGAGACCATGGTGCCGGGGGAGCGGGCCGAGCTGTGGGCCCCGGGCAGGGCCGTCCTGGGGCTGCACCTGGCCTCCTTTGCCCCGGTCCCGGAGCCCTGGCAGCTGGACCCGGCGGAGAAGTGGGCGCTGGCCCTGCGGCACAAGGAGCGCGGCTCAGAGCTCTACCGGGCCGGCGAGGTGGGGGCGGCCGCCCGGCGCTACACCCGGGCCCTGCAGCTGGCCATTGCTGGCGGCCCGGCCCCCCCGGCCCCGGAGCACGCCCGCCTGCGGGCCGACCTGCACGCCAACCTGGCCGCCTGCCAGCTGCGGCTCGCCCAGCCAGCCCACGCCGCCCGCAACTGCACCAAGGCGCTGGCGCTGCGGCCCCAACACACCAAGGCCCGGTACCGCCACGGCCTGGCCCGCGCCGCCATGAACGACCTGGAGGGGGCGGCCGAGGACTTCCGGGGGGTGCTGGCGGCCGAGCCGGGAAACACGGCCGCgtgcagggagctggagaggGTGGGTCAGCGGGCGCGGGAGCGGGACGCCCGCCTGGCCCAGGCCATGAGCAAGCTCTTCTCCTGA
- the FKBPL gene encoding FK506-binding protein-like isoform X1: MPGSTLLIKGSCPSLNPPGFTSGGCCARAPHSPLGRGQMEAMAVANGKADGDGAANGMSSAGRGAESWGARAEEDQRENLEVPNQPADAWVAPDGAFTKQVLQPGTGLDKPTLGALCQVFLEAPPGAPLGYPTDRWAQLELGEGDRAWDDLVDACLETMVPGERAELWAPGRAVLGLHLASFAPVPEPWQLDPAEKWALALRHKERGSELYRAGEVGAAARRYTRALQLAIAGGPAPPAPEHARLRADLHANLAACQLRLAQPAHAARNCTKALALRPQHTKARYRHGLARAAMNDLEGAAEDFRGVLAAEPGNTAACRELERVGQRARERDARLAQAMSKLFS; the protein is encoded by the exons atgcctgggtccaCACTCCTGATTAAGGG GAGCTGCCCATCTCTGAACCCCCCAGGTTTCACCTCTGGGGGGTGCTGTGCcagagccccccactccccacttgGCCGGGGGCAGATGGAGGCCATGGCAGTGGCCAATGGGAAGGCGGACGGTGACGGAGCAGCCAATGGGATGAGCAGTGCTGGCAGAGGTGCTGAGTCCTGGGGCGCGAGGGCAGAAGAGGACCAGAGAGAGAACCTGGAGGTGCCCAATCAGCCAGCAGATGCCTGGGTGGCGCCGGACGGTGCCTTCACCAAGCAGGTCCTGCAGCCGGGCACAGGGCTGGACAAGCCGACGCTGGGCGCCCTGTGCCAGGTCTTCCTGGAGGCACCGCCGGGGGCGCCCCTGGGGTACCCCACCGACCGCTGGGCCCAACTGGAGCTGGGTGAGGGGGACAGAGCCTGGGACGACCTGGTGGACGCCTGCCTGGAGACCATGGTGCCGGGGGAGCGGGCCGAGCTGTGGGCCCCGGGCAGGGCCGTCCTGGGGCTGCACCTGGCCTCCTTTGCCCCGGTCCCGGAGCCCTGGCAGCTGGACCCGGCGGAGAAGTGGGCGCTGGCCCTGCGGCACAAGGAGCGCGGCTCAGAGCTCTACCGGGCCGGCGAGGTGGGGGCGGCCGCCCGGCGCTACACCCGGGCCCTGCAGCTGGCCATTGCTGGCGGCCCGGCCCCCCCGGCCCCGGAGCACGCCCGCCTGCGGGCCGACCTGCACGCCAACCTGGCCGCCTGCCAGCTGCGGCTCGCCCAGCCAGCCCACGCCGCCCGCAACTGCACCAAGGCGCTGGCGCTGCGGCCCCAACACACCAAGGCCCGGTACCGCCACGGCCTGGCCCGCGCCGCCATGAACGACCTGGAGGGGGCGGCCGAGGACTTCCGGGGGGTGCTGGCGGCCGAGCCGGGAAACACGGCCGCgtgcagggagctggagaggGTGGGTCAGCGGGCGCGGGAGCGGGACGCCCGCCTGGCCCAGGCCATGAGCAAGCTCTTCTCCTGA
- the ATF6B gene encoding cyclic AMP-dependent transcription factor ATF-6 beta isoform X1 — MRLTPCGVLVTRCSSTPCCACASLSPNSRRRISGSASSGSRSERLPPCEHAQCCAPPPFRYSGRAPHSPWCHGHAHSRRPERKSLPRWLICPGPRLPLPVIGWRGLTRRCDWVGDCHGRRRGRGRGKMAALAPELLLLRDSGRFLADNLLSSEDWDAALYSCLDDGEEPTALFPCLEPSALFDDGFDLGMDTSPPEPPWDQMPTCLFPDEPTLPPAFGTDDLQVKSEPVSPASSHSSDSSILSMTPDLPRQAASPDDVMGVKAEHPPTPPCMFGDVLAPPIGTIQISLLPAQETQTTPGKPVTPIKAESILSRKPPIQPKPVVVAATIPVQPTATPNPTILLQTVPGSQPQPLKPAITVPAPSVVISQSDLLHLPLSGLLKLQPPGKEGPPARLPPSTPKAEAKTIVPAPSQLGPCNPEIDVKVLKRQQRMIKNRESACQSRRKKKEYLQGLECRLREALAENERLRRENALLRRRLDCVLGEIRELKFSPGNRKVVCVMVVLLFIAFNFGPVSISEQKAVETVPPSQGAGAGQSRRHLLGVVEQPAKEEPREELAPTSVGKTRFRNLTAALSGMKDLMLRDLDKLFLASDCRHFNRTESLRLADELSGWVRRHQINRRKPLQSRKPRANQESPQRKAPSPLRYVPASPPEHPERDSLSQLQVYQRPDRTEHDFMDAIDRREDTFYVVSFRRDHLLLPAISHNKTTRPKMSLVMPAMALNESLYNASRGFEVMMQIDCEVMDTRVIHIKSSTVPPSLLRPPAPDNRTQAPSVQARPARGPLRPTRSLPSARRPRTFYLGEQGEG; from the exons ATGCGCCTTACCCCCTGCGGAGTCCTGGTCACGCGCTGCTCGTCCACTCCATGTTGCGCATGCGCATCGCTGTCTCCAAACTCACGCAGACGCATCTCAGGCTCCGCCAGCTCGGGCAGTCGCAGTGAGAGGCTCCCGCCCTGTGAGCATGCGCAGTGCTGCGCTCCGCCCCCGTTTCGCTATAGCGGGCGTGCGCCGCACTCGCCATGGTGCCACGGCCACGCCCATTCCCGAAGACCGGAGCGGAAGTCGCTTCCCCGTTGGCTGATCTGTCCCGGGCCCCGCCTACCGCTCCCTGTGATTGGCTGGCGCGGGCTGACTCGACGCTGCGATTGGGTGGGCGATTGTCATGGCCgccggagggggcggggccgggggaagaTGGCGGCGCTGGCcccggagctgctgctgctccgcgACTCGGGCCGGTTCCTGGCCGACAACCTGCTGAGCAGCGAGGACTGGG ATGCGGCTCTCTACAGCTGTCTGGATGATGGGGAGGAGCCCACcgccctcttcccctgcctggagcccagtGCATTG tTTGATGATGGTTTCGACCTGGGCATGGACACCAGCCCCCCAGAGCCGCCTTGGGACCAGATGCCAACCTGCCTCTTCCCGGATGAGCCGACCCTCCCCCCAGCATTTGGGACAGATG ACCTCCAGGTGAAGTCCGAGCCTGTGTCCCctgcttcctcccacagctcagaCTCCTCCATCCTCTCCATGACCCCTGACCTCCCAAGACAG GCTGCAAGTCCTGACGACGTGATGGGAGTGAAAGCCGAGCACCCCCCGACCCCACCCTGCATGTTTGGGGACGTCCTGGCCCCTCCAATTGGCACCATCCAGATCAGCCTTTTGCCAGCACAGGAGACACAGACAACACCAG GAAAGCCGGTGACTCCCATCAAGGCTGAGTCGATCCTGAGCCGGAAGCCGCCCATCCAGCCAAAGCCGGTGGTGGTGGCGGCCACCATCCCGGTGCAGCCCACGGCCACACCCAACCCCACCATCCTACTGCAGACAGTGCCggggtcccagccccagcccctgaagCCAGCCATCACAG TCCCAGCACCGTCTGTCGTCATCTCCCAGAGCGACCTCCTGCACCTCCCGCTCTCAGGGCTCCTCAAGCTGCAGCCCCCGGGGAAGGAGGGCCCCCCGGCCaggctcccccccagcacccccaaagCCGAGGCCAAAACCATTGTTCCAGCCCCGAGCCAGCTCGGACCCTGCAACCCAGAGATTGAC GTGAAGGTGCTGAAGCGCCAGCAGCGGATGATCAAGAACCGGGAGTCGGCCTGCCAGTCGCGCCGGAAGAAGAAGGAGTATCTGCAGGGGCTGGAGTGCCGCCTGCGGGAGGCGCTGGCCGAGAACGAGCGGCTGCGGCGGGAGAACGCCCTGCTGCGGCGCCGGCTGGACTGTGTCCTGGGCGAG ATCAGGGAGCTGAAGTTCAGCCCTGGGAACCGGAAGGTCGTTTGTGTCATGGTCGTGCTGCTCTTCATCGCCTTCAACTTCGGGCCCGTCAG catcaGCGAACAGAAGGCCGTGGAGACGGTGCCACccagccagggggcaggggccgggcagaGCCGCCGGCATCTGCTGGGTGTGGTGGAGCAGCCGGCAAAGGAGGAGCCGCGGGAGGAGCTGGCCCCCACCAGCGTGGGCAAGACCAGGTTCAG GAACCTCACGGCCGCCCTCTCCGGCATGAAGGACCTGATGCTGCGGGACCTGGACAAGCTGTTTCTGGCTTCTGACTGCCGCCACTTCAACCGCACTGAGTCGCTCCG gctgGCGGACGAGCTCAGCGGCTGGGTGCGTCGGCACCAGATCAACCGCAGGAAGCCCCTGCAATCCCGCAAGCCACGGGCCAATCAG GAGTCACCCCAGAGAAAGGCTCCCAGCCCGTTGCGATAcgtcccagccagcccccccgaACACCCAGAGAG GGACTCACTGAGCCAGCTGCAAGTCTATCAGCGCCCCGACCGCACGGAGCACGACTTCATGGACGCCATTGACCGGCGGGAGGACACGTTCTACGTGGTCTCCTTCCGTAGG GATCACCTGCTGCTCCCGGCCATCAGTCACAACAAAACCACCCGGCCCAAGATGTCGCTGGTGATGCCAGCCATGGCGCTGAATG agaGCCTGTACAACGCGTCGCGGGGCTTCGAGGTGATGATGCAGATCGACTGCGAGGTCATGGACACGCGCGTGATCCACATCAAGAGCTCCACGGTGCCGCCCTCCCTGCTCCGCCCCCCGGCGCCTGACAACCGCACCCAGGCGCCCTCCGTGCAGGCACGCCCGGCCCGGGGCCCCCTGCGCCCCACGCGCTCCCTGCCCTCTGCCCGGCGCCCCCGCACCTTCTACCTCGGGGAGCAGGGCGAGGGCTAG
- the ATF6B gene encoding cyclic AMP-dependent transcription factor ATF-6 beta isoform X2, with product MRLTPCGVLVTRCSSTPCCACASLSPNSRRRISGSASSGSRSERLPPCEHAQCCAPPPFRYSGRAPHSPWCHGHAHSRRPERKSLPRWLICPGPRLPLPVIGWRGLTRRCDWVGDCHGRRRGRGRGKMAALAPELLLLRDSGRFLADNLLSSEDWDAALYSCLDDGEEPTALFPCLEPSALFDDGFDLGMDTSPPEPPWDQMPTCLFPDLQVKSEPVSPASSHSSDSSILSMTPDLPRQAASPDDVMGVKAEHPPTPPCMFGDVLAPPIGTIQISLLPAQETQTTPGKPVTPIKAESILSRKPPIQPKPVVVAATIPVQPTATPNPTILLQTVPGSQPQPLKPAITVPAPSVVISQSDLLHLPLSGLLKLQPPGKEGPPARLPPSTPKAEAKTIVPAPSQLGPCNPEIDVKVLKRQQRMIKNRESACQSRRKKKEYLQGLECRLREALAENERLRRENALLRRRLDCVLGEIRELKFSPGNRKVVCVMVVLLFIAFNFGPVSISEQKAVETVPPSQGAGAGQSRRHLLGVVEQPAKEEPREELAPTSVGKTRFRNLTAALSGMKDLMLRDLDKLFLASDCRHFNRTESLRLADELSGWVRRHQINRRKPLQSRKPRANQESPQRKAPSPLRYVPASPPEHPERDSLSQLQVYQRPDRTEHDFMDAIDRREDTFYVVSFRRDHLLLPAISHNKTTRPKMSLVMPAMALNESLYNASRGFEVMMQIDCEVMDTRVIHIKSSTVPPSLLRPPAPDNRTQAPSVQARPARGPLRPTRSLPSARRPRTFYLGEQGEG from the exons ATGCGCCTTACCCCCTGCGGAGTCCTGGTCACGCGCTGCTCGTCCACTCCATGTTGCGCATGCGCATCGCTGTCTCCAAACTCACGCAGACGCATCTCAGGCTCCGCCAGCTCGGGCAGTCGCAGTGAGAGGCTCCCGCCCTGTGAGCATGCGCAGTGCTGCGCTCCGCCCCCGTTTCGCTATAGCGGGCGTGCGCCGCACTCGCCATGGTGCCACGGCCACGCCCATTCCCGAAGACCGGAGCGGAAGTCGCTTCCCCGTTGGCTGATCTGTCCCGGGCCCCGCCTACCGCTCCCTGTGATTGGCTGGCGCGGGCTGACTCGACGCTGCGATTGGGTGGGCGATTGTCATGGCCgccggagggggcggggccgggggaagaTGGCGGCGCTGGCcccggagctgctgctgctccgcgACTCGGGCCGGTTCCTGGCCGACAACCTGCTGAGCAGCGAGGACTGGG ATGCGGCTCTCTACAGCTGTCTGGATGATGGGGAGGAGCCCACcgccctcttcccctgcctggagcccagtGCATTG tTTGATGATGGTTTCGACCTGGGCATGGACACCAGCCCCCCAGAGCCGCCTTGGGACCAGATGCCAACCTGCCTCTTCCCGG ACCTCCAGGTGAAGTCCGAGCCTGTGTCCCctgcttcctcccacagctcagaCTCCTCCATCCTCTCCATGACCCCTGACCTCCCAAGACAG GCTGCAAGTCCTGACGACGTGATGGGAGTGAAAGCCGAGCACCCCCCGACCCCACCCTGCATGTTTGGGGACGTCCTGGCCCCTCCAATTGGCACCATCCAGATCAGCCTTTTGCCAGCACAGGAGACACAGACAACACCAG GAAAGCCGGTGACTCCCATCAAGGCTGAGTCGATCCTGAGCCGGAAGCCGCCCATCCAGCCAAAGCCGGTGGTGGTGGCGGCCACCATCCCGGTGCAGCCCACGGCCACACCCAACCCCACCATCCTACTGCAGACAGTGCCggggtcccagccccagcccctgaagCCAGCCATCACAG TCCCAGCACCGTCTGTCGTCATCTCCCAGAGCGACCTCCTGCACCTCCCGCTCTCAGGGCTCCTCAAGCTGCAGCCCCCGGGGAAGGAGGGCCCCCCGGCCaggctcccccccagcacccccaaagCCGAGGCCAAAACCATTGTTCCAGCCCCGAGCCAGCTCGGACCCTGCAACCCAGAGATTGAC GTGAAGGTGCTGAAGCGCCAGCAGCGGATGATCAAGAACCGGGAGTCGGCCTGCCAGTCGCGCCGGAAGAAGAAGGAGTATCTGCAGGGGCTGGAGTGCCGCCTGCGGGAGGCGCTGGCCGAGAACGAGCGGCTGCGGCGGGAGAACGCCCTGCTGCGGCGCCGGCTGGACTGTGTCCTGGGCGAG ATCAGGGAGCTGAAGTTCAGCCCTGGGAACCGGAAGGTCGTTTGTGTCATGGTCGTGCTGCTCTTCATCGCCTTCAACTTCGGGCCCGTCAG catcaGCGAACAGAAGGCCGTGGAGACGGTGCCACccagccagggggcaggggccgggcagaGCCGCCGGCATCTGCTGGGTGTGGTGGAGCAGCCGGCAAAGGAGGAGCCGCGGGAGGAGCTGGCCCCCACCAGCGTGGGCAAGACCAGGTTCAG GAACCTCACGGCCGCCCTCTCCGGCATGAAGGACCTGATGCTGCGGGACCTGGACAAGCTGTTTCTGGCTTCTGACTGCCGCCACTTCAACCGCACTGAGTCGCTCCG gctgGCGGACGAGCTCAGCGGCTGGGTGCGTCGGCACCAGATCAACCGCAGGAAGCCCCTGCAATCCCGCAAGCCACGGGCCAATCAG GAGTCACCCCAGAGAAAGGCTCCCAGCCCGTTGCGATAcgtcccagccagcccccccgaACACCCAGAGAG GGACTCACTGAGCCAGCTGCAAGTCTATCAGCGCCCCGACCGCACGGAGCACGACTTCATGGACGCCATTGACCGGCGGGAGGACACGTTCTACGTGGTCTCCTTCCGTAGG GATCACCTGCTGCTCCCGGCCATCAGTCACAACAAAACCACCCGGCCCAAGATGTCGCTGGTGATGCCAGCCATGGCGCTGAATG agaGCCTGTACAACGCGTCGCGGGGCTTCGAGGTGATGATGCAGATCGACTGCGAGGTCATGGACACGCGCGTGATCCACATCAAGAGCTCCACGGTGCCGCCCTCCCTGCTCCGCCCCCCGGCGCCTGACAACCGCACCCAGGCGCCCTCCGTGCAGGCACGCCCGGCCCGGGGCCCCCTGCGCCCCACGCGCTCCCTGCCCTCTGCCCGGCGCCCCCGCACCTTCTACCTCGGGGAGCAGGGCGAGGGCTAG